A region of Sugiyamaella lignohabitans strain CBS 10342 chromosome A, complete sequence DNA encodes the following proteins:
- the HXT11 gene encoding hexose transporter HXT11 has product MSAKEDQTAVHSEPVELDHGPTLLDVAPKLEKPWFMYPRLLQLNFLLLGSLLAQVTCGYDGSSLNGLQSVSSWNKFFNNPAGSKLGTIVNGMTIGSLIMTPFVTYIVDYLGRRWSNIIGCFIIVIGALIQGLAKNVGMFMGGRILLGVGGIISLTACPPLITECGFPSQRPVLTALLMPSWPFGALIAALVTWAPYMSMQNNNWAWRIPSLIQLALPCVQIVLAFFGPESPRYLISIGRESEARDFFIKYHAFGDATHPIVEYEMAEITAAIEEEKLNKVGSWLTWFSSRSFIHIFCLCIIVPSFQQLAGNSVISVSIFLPPPHVLGGTYLPPTLHRYAYCTAMLAPLDLFNRINYRDLYFFFE; this is encoded by the coding sequence ATGTCTGCTAAGGAAGATCAAACCGCAGTTCACTCTGAGCCCGTCGAGCTCGACCACGGTCCTACTCTACTTGATGTTGCTCCCAAGCTTGAGAAGCCTTGGTTCATGTACCCAAGACTTCTTCAACTTaactttcttcttttagGAAGTTTATTAGCTCAAGTTACATGTGGTTATGATGGATCCAGTTTAAACGGTCTTCAATCGGTCTCTTCTTGGAATAAGTTCTTTAATAACCCAGCTGGTTCCAAGTTGGGAACTATCGTTAATGGTATGACTATTGGTAGTTTGATCATGACTCCTTTCGTTACTTATATTGTTGATTACCTTGGACGTCGTTGGTCCAACATCATTGGTTGTTTcattattgttattggtgcTCTTATTCAAGGTTTGGCTAAGAATGTTGGTATGTTCATGGGTGGTAGAATCCTTcttggtgttggtggtattaTTTCTCTTACTGCTTGTCCTCCTCTTATTACCGAGTGTGGTTTCCCCTCTCAAAGACCAGTTCTTACTGCTCTTCTCATGCCCTCTTGGCCCTTTGGTGCCTTGATTGCCGCTTTGGTCACCTGGGCTCCTTACATGTCTATGCAAAACAACAACTGGGCTTGGAGAATTCCTTCTTTGATCCAGTTGGCTCTTCCTTGTGTCCAAATCGTTCTTGCTTTTTTCGGTCCTGAGAGTCCTCGTTATTTGATTTCTATTGGTCGTGAATCTGAAGCCAGAGACTTCTTCATCAAGTACCACGCTTTTGGCGATGCCACTCACCCTATTGTCGAGTACGAGATGGCTGAGATCACTGCTGCTATCGAGGAAGAGAAATTGAACAAGGTCGGTTCTTGGTTGACTTGGTTCAGTTCCAGATCTTTCATCCACATCTTCTGTTTGTGTATCATCGTCCCCTCTTTCCAACAATTGGCCGGTAACTCTGTCATTTCGGTAAGTATTTTTTTACCTCCTCCACATGTGCTTGGGGGCACATACCTTCCCCCCACTCTGCACAGATATGCATACTGTACTGCAATGCTTGCCCCGCTTGATCTGTTTAACCGGATCAATTATCGTgatctttatttttttttcgaatGA